A single region of the Rhodococcus sp. W8901 genome encodes:
- the glpK gene encoding glycerol kinase GlpK: MPVSQYIAAIDQGTTSSRCMIFDHAGQVVGVAQKEHDQIFPKPGWVEHDAVQLWSNTREMVGSVLAKTNLTAGDIAAVGITNQRETTVVWDRETGEPVYNAIVWQDTRTDRLCDELAGEEGRGRFREVTGLPLSTYFAGPKVRWILDNVEGARQRAEAGELCFGTIDSWIVWNLTGGLHVTDVTNASRTLLMNLRTLDWDRDICEAMGIPVSMLPEIRSSSEVYGDLALPGISAGIPIAGILGDQQAATFGQACLSEGEAKNTYGTGNFLLLNTGTTPVHSEHGLLTTVCYKLGDKPAVYALEGSVAVTGSLVQWLRDNLGIIQSAKDIEPLAKSVADNGGAYFVPAFSGLFAPRWRPDARGVIAGLTRFVNKGHLARAALEATAYQTREVIEAMRADSGVELSSLKVDGGMVVNETLMQFQSDILGVPVIRPVVNETTALGAAYAAGLAVGFWKSEDDIRDNWAQDKTWEPKMDESDRERLYSGWNKAVERTYGWTDDAGDSGDTADAPST; this comes from the coding sequence ATGCCCGTGAGCCAGTACATAGCCGCGATCGACCAGGGAACCACGTCGAGCCGTTGCATGATCTTCGACCACGCCGGTCAGGTCGTGGGCGTCGCGCAGAAGGAGCACGACCAGATCTTCCCGAAACCGGGCTGGGTGGAACACGATGCGGTGCAGCTGTGGAGTAACACCCGCGAGATGGTCGGCTCGGTGCTCGCGAAGACGAACCTCACGGCCGGCGACATAGCCGCGGTCGGCATCACGAACCAGCGCGAGACCACCGTGGTGTGGGACCGCGAGACCGGTGAACCCGTCTACAACGCGATCGTCTGGCAGGACACCCGCACCGATCGGCTGTGTGACGAACTGGCCGGCGAGGAGGGCCGCGGGCGGTTCCGCGAGGTCACCGGGTTGCCACTGTCGACGTACTTCGCGGGTCCCAAGGTGCGCTGGATCCTCGACAATGTCGAGGGCGCCCGACAGCGCGCCGAGGCCGGCGAGCTGTGTTTCGGCACGATCGACTCGTGGATCGTCTGGAACCTCACCGGCGGTCTGCACGTCACCGACGTGACCAACGCGTCACGCACGCTGCTGATGAATCTGCGGACCCTCGACTGGGATCGGGACATCTGCGAGGCGATGGGCATCCCGGTCTCGATGCTGCCGGAGATCCGAAGCTCGTCCGAGGTGTACGGCGACCTCGCGCTGCCCGGCATCTCCGCCGGCATCCCCATCGCGGGCATCCTCGGTGACCAGCAGGCCGCGACGTTCGGGCAGGCGTGTCTGTCGGAGGGCGAGGCCAAGAACACCTACGGCACCGGAAACTTCCTGCTGCTCAACACCGGAACCACGCCCGTACACAGCGAACACGGCCTGCTCACCACGGTCTGCTACAAGCTGGGCGACAAGCCCGCCGTCTACGCACTCGAGGGATCGGTCGCCGTCACCGGCTCCCTCGTCCAATGGCTGCGCGACAACCTGGGAATCATCCAGTCGGCCAAGGATATCGAGCCGCTCGCCAAGAGCGTCGCCGACAACGGTGGCGCCTATTTCGTGCCCGCGTTCTCGGGTCTGTTCGCACCGCGCTGGCGGCCGGATGCCCGCGGCGTCATCGCCGGCCTGACCCGCTTCGTCAACAAGGGACACCTCGCCCGCGCCGCCCTCGAGGCCACCGCCTACCAGACCCGGGAGGTCATCGAGGCGATGCGCGCCGACTCCGGCGTCGAACTGAGCTCGCTCAAGGTGGACGGCGGCATGGTCGTCAACGAGACGCTGATGCAGTTCCAGTCCGACATCCTCGGCGTCCCGGTCATCCGCCCCGTCGTGAACGAGACCACCGCACTCGGCGCCGCGTACGCCGCGGGTCTCGCGGTGGGATTCTGGAAGAGCGAGGACGACATCCGCGACAACTGGGCGCAGGACAAGACGTGGGAACCGAAGATGGACGAGTCCGACCGCGAACGCCTCTACAGCGGGTGGAACAAAGCCGTCGAACGTACCTACGGTTGGACCGACGACGCAGGCGACTCGGGCGACACCGCCGACGCCCCTTCGACGTAG
- a CDS encoding type II toxin-antitoxin system Phd/YefM family antitoxin → MTTSQVPFGEARAQLRELVCRAGYGRERITITRHGAPAAVMVSLEDLRSLEALTQAPCGAVPSTSPEAEGRVDERIGITGSLGAVWYSVARYRERVQWWQDLILDTYDGGDAAVSWRERLEAWKGYVEGASAVSPESPASSVQP, encoded by the coding sequence ATGACGACATCGCAGGTCCCGTTCGGAGAGGCCCGAGCGCAACTACGAGAACTGGTCTGCCGGGCCGGCTACGGGCGGGAGCGGATCACGATCACCCGCCACGGTGCACCCGCGGCCGTGATGGTGTCGCTCGAGGACCTGCGCAGTCTGGAGGCGCTCACGCAAGCACCTTGCGGCGCCGTCCCTTCCACGTCGCCCGAAGCGGAGGGCCGGGTCGATGAGCGTATCGGCATCACCGGTTCCCTCGGCGCCGTGTGGTACTCCGTTGCCCGGTACCGAGAACGTGTGCAGTGGTGGCAGGACCTGATCCTCGACACGTACGACGGCGGCGACGCAGCCGTCTCGTGGCGTGAACGCCTGGAGGCGTGGAAGGGCTACGTCGAAGGGGCGTCGGCGGTGTCGCCCGAGTCGCCTGCGTCGTCGGTCCAACCGTAG
- a CDS encoding aminotransferase-like domain-containing protein: MSLDSSHGPSLALSSRMAGLRGSAIRDLLTLTARPDVISLAGGLPATELVPRERIALAAERAFADPRAVQYGETSGWAPLRETIAARESERVGRRIEPAEVVVTHGSQQALSLLAQVLLDPGDVVVVEEPGYTGALQVFRTAQAALVPIGLDGDGMDTDALERSLREGLRPKVVHTVSNFHNPRGVVLSAARRAHLANLADRYGFWIIEDDPYGELWFGEPTPDPIATHSARVLRLSSGSKTLAPALRIGWLHGDRRVCEAVELLKQGADLCGSSLTQQIATELLGDTAWLGGHLDTIRAAYGSRAGALVGALEEAFGDRIAHSTIHGGMFCWVEFTDGTDTATLLDTAVRHGVAYVPGGAFGVAAAHPHAARLCFATYDGAVLADGVRRMREAHDAHERSETVFDA, encoded by the coding sequence ATGTCCCTCGATTCCTCGCACGGTCCGTCTCTCGCGTTGTCGTCACGGATGGCCGGGCTACGCGGCTCGGCCATCCGCGATCTGCTCACTCTCACCGCCCGCCCCGATGTGATCAGCCTGGCCGGTGGACTGCCGGCCACGGAACTCGTTCCGCGCGAACGCATTGCGCTGGCCGCCGAGCGGGCATTCGCCGATCCCCGCGCTGTCCAGTACGGCGAGACGTCCGGCTGGGCGCCGCTGCGCGAGACGATCGCGGCGCGTGAGAGCGAGCGGGTGGGGCGGAGGATCGAACCGGCCGAGGTGGTCGTCACCCACGGATCGCAGCAGGCGCTGAGCCTGCTCGCGCAGGTGCTGCTCGATCCGGGCGATGTCGTCGTGGTCGAGGAGCCCGGCTACACGGGGGCGCTGCAGGTGTTCCGGACCGCGCAGGCCGCGTTGGTGCCCATCGGACTGGACGGCGACGGCATGGACACCGACGCGCTCGAGCGGTCGTTGCGGGAAGGGCTGCGGCCCAAGGTTGTCCACACGGTCAGCAACTTCCACAACCCGCGCGGGGTGGTGCTGTCCGCGGCTCGGCGTGCGCACCTCGCGAATCTCGCTGACCGGTACGGCTTCTGGATCATCGAGGACGATCCGTACGGCGAACTGTGGTTCGGCGAACCGACCCCCGACCCCATCGCGACCCACTCGGCCCGGGTGCTGCGACTGTCGAGCGGATCCAAGACCCTCGCACCGGCGTTGCGGATCGGCTGGCTGCATGGCGACCGCCGGGTGTGCGAGGCCGTCGAACTTCTCAAGCAGGGCGCCGACCTGTGTGGATCGTCCCTCACGCAGCAGATCGCGACCGAACTGCTCGGCGACACGGCGTGGCTCGGCGGGCACCTCGACACGATCCGTGCGGCGTACGGGTCGCGGGCGGGCGCGCTCGTCGGCGCGCTCGAGGAGGCCTTCGGTGACAGGATCGCGCACTCCACGATCCACGGCGGCATGTTCTGTTGGGTCGAGTTCACCGATGGCACAGACACCGCGACTCTGCTGGACACCGCGGTTCGGCACGGCGTCGCCTATGTGCCGGGCGGGGCGTTCGGAGTCGCTGCCGCCCACCCGCACGCGGCGCGGCTCTGCTTCGCGACGTACGACGGCGCGGTACTGGCCGACGGCGTCCGGCGGATGCGGGAGGCCCACGACGCGCACGAGCGCTCGGAGACTGTTTTCGACGCGTGA
- a CDS encoding NAD(P)H-quinone dehydrogenase — translation MTRIVIIGGGPAGYEAALVAAQHGASVSLVDSDGIGGACVLFDCVPSKTFIASTGIRTDMRRATDLGISLDPASATISLPQINSRVKNLAQVQSSDIRARLQSVGVQLLSGTAELIDRQIGMAAHQVRATLTTGEEKVLDADVVLIATGASPRVLPGAVPDGERILTWRHLYDLEELPSHLVVVGSGVTGAEFVSAYTEMGVKVTLVSSRDRVMPHEDADAALVLEDVLAERGVTLVKHARADAVERTEDGIVVKLADGRTVHGSHALMAVGSTPNTEGLGLEKVGIELDKGGYLRVDRVSRTTVSGVYAAGDCTGLLPLASVAAMQGRIAMYHALGEGVSPIKLKTVASAVFTRPEIANVGVSQAAIDNGEVPARTVMLPLNTNPRAKMSGLRRGFVKIFCRPATGVVIGGVVVAATASELILPIAIAVQNNLTVNDLAQTFSVYPSLSGSITEASRQLMRHDDLD, via the coding sequence TCCCTGGTCGACTCCGACGGTATCGGCGGCGCGTGTGTGCTGTTCGACTGCGTTCCCTCCAAGACGTTCATCGCGTCCACCGGCATCCGCACCGACATGCGCCGCGCCACCGACCTGGGCATTTCCCTCGATCCCGCGAGCGCGACCATCTCGCTTCCGCAGATCAACTCCCGCGTCAAGAACCTCGCGCAGGTCCAGTCGTCCGACATCCGGGCCCGCCTGCAGAGCGTGGGCGTCCAGCTCCTATCGGGTACCGCCGAGCTCATCGACCGGCAGATCGGCATGGCGGCGCACCAGGTCCGCGCCACGCTGACCACCGGCGAGGAGAAGGTCCTCGACGCCGACGTCGTCCTCATTGCCACGGGCGCCAGCCCGCGCGTGCTGCCGGGCGCTGTGCCGGACGGCGAGCGGATCCTCACGTGGCGTCACCTGTACGACCTCGAGGAGTTGCCCTCGCACCTGGTGGTCGTCGGTTCCGGCGTCACCGGTGCCGAGTTCGTGTCCGCGTACACAGAGATGGGCGTCAAGGTGACGCTGGTGTCCAGCCGTGACCGCGTCATGCCGCACGAGGACGCCGACGCGGCCCTCGTCCTCGAGGACGTGCTCGCCGAGCGCGGCGTGACCCTCGTCAAGCACGCACGCGCCGATGCGGTCGAGCGCACCGAAGACGGCATCGTCGTCAAGCTCGCGGACGGTCGTACCGTGCACGGCAGCCACGCCCTGATGGCCGTCGGTTCCACCCCCAACACCGAGGGCCTGGGACTCGAGAAGGTCGGCATCGAACTCGACAAGGGCGGCTACCTGCGCGTGGACCGTGTCTCGCGCACGACGGTCTCGGGCGTCTACGCCGCCGGCGACTGCACCGGCCTGCTGCCGCTGGCGTCGGTTGCCGCGATGCAGGGCCGCATCGCGATGTACCACGCGCTGGGCGAGGGCGTGAGCCCGATCAAGCTCAAGACCGTCGCGTCGGCTGTCTTCACCCGCCCGGAGATCGCGAACGTCGGCGTCAGCCAGGCTGCGATCGACAACGGTGAGGTCCCGGCCCGCACCGTGATGCTGCCGCTCAACACGAACCCGCGCGCCAAGATGTCGGGTCTGCGCCGCGGCTTCGTGAAGATCTTCTGCCGCCCGGCCACCGGCGTCGTCATCGGTGGTGTCGTGGTCGCGGCCACGGCGTCGGAACTGATCCTGCCCATCGCGATCGCGGTGCAGAACAACCTGACGGTCAACGATCTGGCGCAGACGTTCTCGGTGTACCCGTCGCTGTCGGGTTCCATCACCGAGGCATCGCGTCAGCTGATGCGTCACGACGACCTGGACTGA